In Archangium violaceum, the following are encoded in one genomic region:
- a CDS encoding polysaccharide lyase, protein MLSSLLLLPTVASASVLWKGDFETGNMSQWNKVEMVNSNRLLVEADRVREGSYAMRVQVDQGDKPIQASGNRNELVYVDASLMNGGGEGAERYYAWSTLFDESYPSAATWQVFTQWHHTGLTGSPPMEFYVYGEELRMRVGGERAQDVWKAPLQRGVWNDFVVHVKWSANPNVGFVEMFHNGQQVVPLTPMATLYPGQGVYVKQGLYRNETIAPQGVVFHDGFTVATDLADVFTPAQPATAAAR, encoded by the coding sequence ATGCTTTCCAGCCTCCTGCTGCTCCCCACCGTGGCGAGCGCCAGCGTTCTGTGGAAGGGCGATTTCGAGACGGGGAACATGTCTCAGTGGAACAAGGTGGAGATGGTCAACAGCAACCGTCTCCTCGTGGAGGCCGACCGGGTGCGCGAGGGCAGCTATGCCATGCGCGTGCAGGTGGATCAGGGCGACAAGCCCATCCAGGCCAGCGGCAACCGCAATGAGCTGGTCTACGTGGATGCCTCCCTCATGAATGGGGGCGGCGAAGGGGCGGAGCGGTACTACGCCTGGAGCACGCTCTTCGACGAGAGCTACCCCAGCGCGGCCACCTGGCAGGTCTTCACCCAGTGGCACCACACGGGCCTGACGGGCTCGCCGCCGATGGAGTTCTACGTCTACGGCGAGGAGCTGCGGATGCGCGTGGGCGGGGAGCGGGCGCAGGATGTCTGGAAGGCCCCCCTGCAGCGCGGCGTCTGGAACGACTTCGTGGTCCACGTGAAGTGGAGCGCCAACCCCAACGTGGGCTTCGTGGAGATGTTCCACAATGGCCAGCAGGTCGTTCCGCTCACCCCCATGGCCACGCTGTACCCGGGCCAGGGCGTCTACGTGAAGCAGGGCCTCTACCGCAACGAGACCATCGCGCCCCAGGGCGTGGTGTTCCACGACGGCTTCACCGTGGCCACCGACCTGGCGGACGTCTTCACTCCCGCCCAGCCCGCCACGGCCGCGGCCCGGTGA
- a CDS encoding RNA polymerase sigma factor — protein MEWDERTLQCFREGEPDTLGRVYRAHVEALARGLRAMAWRGVGQVRGSLELENTVLETFARAFEPRTRAAYDGVRPYGHFLAGIARNVLLEQSRQREVAVGLEPFEEKGEVPEEGEGLAQALEDREVEALLASFKEGLTEEERRLFELRFGDEELAQEGAAERLGLTRIQVRRRELGLKTRLLEFLQARGYLEGMEVKGWSFFKRRGQ, from the coding sequence ATGGAGTGGGATGAGCGGACATTGCAGTGCTTCCGGGAGGGCGAGCCGGACACCCTGGGACGGGTGTACCGGGCGCACGTCGAGGCGCTGGCACGGGGGCTGAGGGCCATGGCGTGGCGGGGGGTGGGGCAGGTGAGGGGCTCGCTGGAGCTGGAGAACACGGTGCTGGAGACGTTCGCCCGTGCCTTCGAGCCGAGGACGCGAGCGGCGTACGACGGGGTGAGGCCGTACGGGCACTTCCTGGCGGGCATCGCGCGCAACGTGCTGCTGGAGCAGTCCAGGCAGCGCGAGGTGGCGGTGGGGCTGGAGCCCTTCGAGGAGAAGGGCGAGGTGCCGGAGGAGGGGGAGGGACTGGCCCAGGCGCTGGAGGACCGGGAGGTGGAGGCGCTGCTGGCGAGCTTCAAGGAGGGGCTGACGGAGGAGGAGCGGCGGCTGTTCGAGCTGCGCTTCGGCGACGAGGAGCTGGCGCAGGAGGGGGCGGCGGAGCGGCTGGGGCTGACGCGCATCCAGGTGAGGCGCCGGGAGCTGGGGTTGAAGACGCGGCTGCTCGAGTTCCTGCAGGCCCGCGGCTACCTGGAAGGCATGGAAGTGAAGGGCTGGAGCTTCTTCAAGCGGCGAGGCCAGTGA
- a CDS encoding zf-HC2 domain-containing protein gives MTKCADGQAKQALAALFRGELDGEGYTRLRAHAAGCEECREAYDKLGRVESVLEKRALPASREALLEKVLLERVAAAAKPARAPVPERKRFFEGLFMPAALGLAVCTVLVLLVVPRLGTQPAGEPEWRSRGVETGTKAWGLRAFCVGADGEVKGEARPGGTLVCGEGGAVQFSYTAPEGARLSVVGTPPGGEPLRFFPREGEAADISAGVDMLLPYSTPVEGGWLAGPLEVQASFMDARGRPLSTTRLTLSPR, from the coding sequence ATGACGAAGTGCGCGGACGGACAGGCGAAGCAGGCGCTGGCGGCGCTCTTCCGGGGCGAGCTGGACGGGGAGGGCTACACGCGGCTGCGCGCGCACGCCGCGGGGTGCGAGGAGTGCCGCGAGGCCTACGACAAGCTGGGCCGGGTCGAGTCGGTGCTGGAGAAGCGCGCGCTGCCGGCGAGCCGGGAGGCACTGCTGGAGAAGGTGCTGCTGGAGCGCGTGGCGGCGGCCGCGAAGCCGGCCCGGGCGCCCGTCCCCGAGCGCAAGCGCTTCTTCGAGGGACTCTTCATGCCCGCGGCGCTGGGGCTGGCGGTCTGCACCGTGCTGGTCCTGCTGGTGGTGCCGCGATTGGGGACGCAGCCGGCTGGCGAGCCCGAGTGGCGGTCGCGTGGAGTGGAGACCGGCACGAAGGCCTGGGGCCTGCGGGCCTTCTGCGTGGGAGCGGACGGCGAGGTGAAGGGCGAGGCGCGGCCGGGCGGGACGCTGGTCTGCGGAGAGGGCGGCGCGGTGCAGTTCAGCTACACGGCTCCGGAGGGGGCTCGGCTCTCGGTGGTGGGGACGCCGCCCGGCGGGGAGCCGCTCCGGTTCTTCCCGCGAGAGGGCGAGGCGGCGGACATCTCGGCGGGCGTGGACATGCTGCTGCCCTACAGCACGCCGGTGGAGGGAGGCTGGCTCGCCGGGCCGCTGGAGGTCCAGGCGAGCTTCATGGACGCCCGGGGCCGCCCGCTGTCGACGACGCGGCTCACCCTCTCCCCGAGGTAG
- a CDS encoding caspase family protein, whose protein sequence is MRLLRCAPLALSWVLLLVGAAASAAPEQVSYALIVANNTGLEPKQAPLRYADDDGARYYELFAPRTREAVLLSVMDSETQALHPGLAARTRPPTRAALKEALGRLNARMAEDRARGANPVLYFVFTGHGKRGAAGEGTVSLLDGPFTRTDLYSQVIASSTASFIHLIVDACDSYFFVNSRGALPVAPAQVQAVQGLLATRELARYPHVGAVLSTSREQESHEWSAIRSGVFSHQVRSALAGAADVNADGRIEYSELSAFIAAANQGVADVRGRLDVSIQPPALDRSAPLVNLGDKAPLGFLLLPTGLEGRLWVEDARGLRVAEFNKERERSLVLGLPLASGYFLHAPGREAPFPLTRAGTVVDAASLTWRENTFASRGAVQDAFEEKLFSVPFGPRFYTGYMASLGQTPVAPEQQADLSP, encoded by the coding sequence ATGCGACTCCTCCGATGCGCTCCGCTGGCCCTGTCGTGGGTCCTGCTCCTCGTCGGCGCCGCCGCGAGCGCCGCACCCGAGCAGGTGAGCTACGCCCTCATCGTCGCCAACAACACCGGGCTCGAGCCCAAGCAGGCGCCCCTGCGCTACGCCGATGACGACGGTGCGCGTTATTACGAGCTCTTCGCCCCCCGCACCCGGGAGGCCGTGCTCCTGTCCGTGATGGACTCGGAGACGCAGGCGCTCCACCCGGGGCTCGCCGCCCGGACGCGCCCGCCCACCCGCGCCGCGCTCAAGGAGGCCCTCGGCCGTCTGAATGCCCGCATGGCCGAGGACCGGGCACGCGGCGCCAACCCGGTGCTGTATTTCGTCTTCACCGGCCATGGAAAGCGCGGGGCCGCCGGCGAGGGCACGGTGAGCCTCCTGGATGGGCCCTTCACCCGCACGGACCTGTACTCCCAGGTCATCGCGTCCAGCACCGCCAGCTTCATCCACCTCATCGTGGACGCGTGTGATTCGTACTTCTTCGTCAACTCGCGCGGCGCGCTGCCGGTGGCCCCCGCCCAGGTGCAGGCGGTGCAGGGCCTGCTGGCCACGCGCGAGCTGGCGCGCTACCCGCACGTGGGCGCCGTGCTGTCCACCTCCCGCGAGCAGGAGAGCCACGAGTGGAGCGCCATCCGCTCGGGCGTCTTCAGCCACCAGGTGCGCTCGGCGCTCGCCGGCGCCGCGGATGTCAACGCGGACGGGCGCATCGAGTACTCGGAGCTGAGCGCCTTCATCGCCGCCGCCAACCAGGGCGTGGCGGACGTGCGCGGCCGGCTCGACGTGTCCATCCAACCGCCCGCGCTCGACCGCTCCGCGCCCCTGGTGAACCTGGGGGACAAGGCGCCCCTGGGCTTCCTGCTGCTGCCCACGGGACTGGAGGGCCGGCTCTGGGTGGAGGACGCACGCGGCCTGCGCGTGGCGGAGTTCAACAAGGAGCGCGAGCGCTCGCTGGTGTTGGGACTGCCGCTCGCGTCCGGCTACTTCCTGCACGCCCCGGGACGCGAGGCCCCCTTCCCGCTCACCCGCGCGGGCACGGTGGTGGACGCCGCGAGCCTCACCTGGCGCGAGAACACCTTCGCCTCGCGCGGCGCCGTGCAGGACGCCTTCGAGGAGAAGCTCTTCTCCGTGCCCTTCGGCCCCCGCTTCTACACCGGCTACATGGCCAGCCTCGGGCAGACGCCCGTCGCACCCGAGCAGCAGGCCGACCTGTCTCCATGA
- a CDS encoding HAMP domain-containing protein, whose amino-acid sequence MKSRNRHPTRTQTGKKIRKTTPLARHAHPRPRRSATAAALETLLESMRAVTYGDFSVRLPPEAQPAAMEEIALTFNAMVAMNQRMQDELVRVERVVGREGQMAERASLGPVSGGWASSIGSINSLIADLVQPTTEVARVLGAVARGDLTQKMALDLPGQPVKGEFLRIGTTVNAMVDQLSSFAAEVTRVAREVGTEGKLGGQARVPGVAGTWKDLTDSVNQLANNLTAQVRNIAEVTTSVARGDLSRKITVDARGEVLELKNTVNTMVDQLRSFAGEVTRVAKEVGTEGKLGGQADVPGVSGVWKDLTDNVNLMASNLTTQVRGIVKVVTAVANGDLSQRLVVDAKGEVAALADTLNSMTKTLGIFADQVTSVAKTVGVEGKLGAQADVPGVAGTWKDLTDNVNLLANNLTAQVRNIAEVSTAVARGDLSKKITVDARGEVLELKNTINTMVEQLRSFAGEVTRVAKEVGTEGKLGGQADVPGVSGTWKDLTDNVNFMASNLTSQVRNIALVTTAVANGDLSRKITVDVKGEILELKNTINTMVDQLRSFAAEVTRVAREVGTEGKLGGQAEVQGVSGVWKDLTDSVNSMASNLTNQVRNIAKVTTAVANGDLSKKITVDAKGEILELKDTINTMVDQLNAFASEVTRVAREVGTEGKLGGQARVPGVAGTWKDLTDNVNLMARNLTTQVRGIVKVVTAVANGDLTQKLVVDAKGEVAALADTINSMTDTLGTFAQQVSTVAREVGIEGKLGGQAKVPGARGAWRQLTDNVNQLAGNLTSQVRAISEVATAVTKGDLTRSISVDAQGEVAALSDIINQMIVNLKETTQKNTEQDWLKTNLAKFSGMMQGQKNLEAVSRLIMSELTPLVSAHHGAFFLMDSEDGAPVAKLTSSYAYRERKNVGNRFRLGEGLVGQCALEKKTILLTHVPADYIRITSGLGEASPLNVIVLPVLFEGAVKAIIELASFHPFSTIHQIFLDQLTESIGVVLNMIMANMRTEELLRQSQSLANELQSQSRELTQQQEELKRSNSALEAQALELEEKAKLLEQQNIKVEEKNREVEQARSSLEEKAEQLSLISKYKSEFLANMSHELRTPLNSMLVLAKLLADNSDGSLGRKQVEYAETIYSSGGDLLSLINEILDLSKVEAGKMQVEPRDSAVAELVEFARRTFGPVAEQKHLGFLTEVGAEVPATVFTDPKRLQQILKNLLSNAFKFTSTGQVTLRIRMADAEERFAAPELVEADTVLAFSVIDTGIGIPEDKQKLIFEAFQQADGTTSRKYGGTGLGLSISRELARLLGGEIRVKSARGAGSTFTLYLPRSYSGPERGGEPASDTDAGYSPMLRELLPRDTVHGTAAPHPLVDDRDNLGADDSVLLVAVDDVEFAHGLVTAARQHGLKALVATRGDVALSLAQRLKPYAIVLQLGLPVIDGWSVLDRLKRDPRTRRIPVQMVSVDRMRGASCGGGFAYLDRPFSPEAIQGAFSHLELKPNGAPRKLLLVDPKPELRDSVQQLIDMGEPLEMRELESSSAVVALDRGEVDVLALDLAASGGRGMKLLVELVRRPARLPPVLLYSGSQLLPDDERRLRRSAESVLLEAAARSPEAVLAEVGRFLRRVGDQSRVANEEAKELTRSLAGRKVLLVDDDARNIFALTSVLESHGMQVTFAQDGRAAMDLMEKNPELDVVLLDVMMPEMDGYQAMRAIRADSRWASLPVIAITARALKDDREKCLEAGASDYLSKPVDTERLLELIRRWVEPCSGAR is encoded by the coding sequence GTGAAGAGTCGCAACCGTCACCCCACCCGTACCCAGACCGGGAAGAAGATCCGCAAGACCACCCCCCTCGCGCGCCATGCACATCCCCGGCCGCGAAGGAGCGCGACAGCGGCGGCGCTCGAGACGCTGCTGGAGTCCATGCGCGCGGTGACCTACGGAGACTTCTCCGTCCGTCTGCCGCCGGAGGCTCAGCCCGCGGCGATGGAGGAGATCGCCCTCACCTTCAACGCCATGGTGGCGATGAACCAGCGAATGCAGGACGAGCTGGTGCGCGTGGAGCGCGTGGTGGGCCGCGAGGGACAGATGGCGGAGCGCGCCTCGCTCGGCCCGGTGAGTGGCGGCTGGGCCTCGAGCATCGGCTCCATCAACTCGCTCATCGCGGATCTGGTGCAGCCCACCACCGAGGTGGCGCGCGTGCTGGGCGCGGTGGCGCGGGGTGACCTCACCCAGAAGATGGCGTTGGACTTGCCCGGGCAGCCGGTGAAGGGCGAGTTCCTCCGCATCGGTACCACCGTGAACGCGATGGTGGATCAGCTCAGCTCCTTCGCCGCCGAGGTGACGCGCGTCGCGCGCGAGGTCGGTACGGAAGGGAAGCTGGGCGGCCAGGCGCGGGTGCCCGGGGTGGCCGGTACGTGGAAGGACCTCACGGACAGCGTGAACCAGCTGGCCAACAACCTGACCGCGCAGGTGCGAAACATCGCCGAGGTGACGACCTCCGTGGCGCGGGGTGACCTGTCGCGCAAGATTACGGTCGACGCGCGAGGCGAGGTGCTCGAGCTGAAGAACACCGTCAACACGATGGTGGATCAGCTCCGCTCGTTCGCCGGCGAAGTGACGCGCGTCGCGAAGGAAGTGGGTACGGAAGGCAAGCTGGGCGGCCAGGCCGACGTGCCGGGCGTGTCCGGCGTGTGGAAGGACCTCACGGACAACGTGAACCTGATGGCCTCCAACCTGACGACCCAGGTGCGAGGCATCGTCAAGGTGGTGACGGCGGTCGCCAACGGCGACCTGTCCCAGCGCCTGGTGGTGGATGCGAAGGGCGAGGTGGCCGCGCTGGCCGACACGCTCAACAGCATGACGAAGACACTGGGCATCTTCGCCGACCAGGTGACAAGCGTCGCCAAGACGGTGGGCGTGGAAGGCAAGCTGGGTGCCCAGGCGGACGTGCCCGGGGTGGCCGGTACGTGGAAGGACCTCACGGACAACGTGAACCTGCTCGCCAACAACCTGACCGCGCAGGTGCGAAACATCGCGGAAGTCAGCACGGCCGTCGCCCGCGGTGACCTGTCCAAGAAGATCACCGTGGACGCCCGGGGCGAGGTGCTCGAGCTGAAGAACACCATCAACACGATGGTGGAGCAGCTGCGGTCGTTCGCCGGTGAGGTGACCCGCGTCGCCAAGGAAGTGGGTACGGAAGGCAAGCTGGGTGGTCAGGCGGACGTGCCCGGCGTCTCCGGTACGTGGAAGGACCTCACGGACAACGTGAACTTCATGGCCTCCAACCTCACCAGCCAGGTGCGAAACATCGCGCTGGTGACGACGGCGGTGGCCAATGGCGACCTGTCGCGGAAGATCACCGTCGACGTGAAGGGGGAGATCCTCGAGCTGAAGAACACCATCAACACGATGGTGGACCAGCTCCGGTCCTTCGCCGCGGAGGTGACGCGCGTCGCGCGTGAAGTCGGTACGGAAGGGAAGCTGGGCGGACAGGCCGAGGTGCAGGGCGTGTCGGGCGTCTGGAAGGACCTGACCGACAGCGTGAACTCGATGGCGTCCAACCTGACCAACCAGGTGCGCAACATCGCCAAGGTGACGACGGCGGTGGCCAACGGTGACCTGTCCAAGAAGATCACCGTCGACGCGAAGGGCGAGATCCTGGAGCTGAAGGACACCATCAACACGATGGTGGATCAGCTCAACGCGTTCGCCTCGGAGGTGACGCGCGTCGCCCGCGAGGTGGGGACCGAGGGCAAGCTGGGCGGCCAGGCCCGTGTGCCCGGTGTCGCCGGTACGTGGAAGGACCTCACCGACAACGTGAACCTGATGGCCCGCAACCTGACGACCCAGGTGCGCGGCATCGTCAAGGTGGTGACGGCGGTCGCCAATGGTGATCTCACCCAGAAGCTGGTGGTCGACGCGAAGGGCGAGGTGGCCGCGCTGGCGGACACCATCAACAGCATGACCGACACCCTGGGCACCTTCGCCCAGCAGGTGTCCACGGTGGCCCGCGAGGTCGGTATCGAAGGGAAGCTGGGCGGCCAGGCCAAGGTGCCCGGTGCCCGCGGGGCCTGGAGGCAGCTGACCGACAACGTGAACCAGCTGGCCGGCAACCTGACGTCTCAGGTGCGCGCCATCTCCGAGGTGGCCACCGCCGTGACGAAGGGTGACCTGACCCGGTCCATCTCGGTGGATGCGCAGGGCGAAGTGGCCGCCCTGTCCGACATCATCAACCAGATGATCGTCAACCTGAAGGAGACGACGCAGAAGAACACCGAGCAGGACTGGCTGAAGACGAACCTCGCGAAGTTCTCCGGCATGATGCAGGGCCAGAAGAACCTGGAGGCCGTCTCCCGGCTCATCATGTCCGAGCTGACGCCCCTGGTCTCCGCGCACCACGGCGCCTTCTTCCTCATGGATTCCGAGGATGGCGCGCCCGTGGCCAAGCTGACCTCCAGCTACGCCTACCGCGAGCGCAAGAACGTGGGCAACCGCTTCCGGCTCGGTGAGGGCCTGGTGGGCCAGTGCGCCCTGGAGAAGAAGACCATCCTCCTCACCCACGTGCCGGCGGACTACATCCGCATCACCTCCGGCCTGGGCGAGGCCAGCCCCCTCAACGTCATCGTCCTGCCCGTCCTCTTCGAGGGCGCGGTGAAGGCCATCATCGAGCTGGCCTCCTTCCACCCGTTCAGCACCATCCACCAGATCTTCCTGGACCAGCTCACCGAGAGCATTGGCGTGGTGCTGAACATGATCATGGCCAACATGCGCACCGAGGAGCTGCTGCGCCAGTCGCAGAGCCTCGCCAACGAGCTGCAGAGCCAGTCGCGCGAGCTCACCCAGCAACAGGAGGAGCTCAAGCGCTCCAACTCGGCGCTGGAGGCCCAGGCCCTCGAGCTGGAGGAGAAGGCCAAGCTGCTCGAGCAGCAGAACATCAAGGTGGAGGAGAAGAACCGCGAGGTGGAGCAGGCGCGCTCCTCCCTGGAGGAGAAGGCCGAACAGCTCTCGCTCATCTCCAAGTACAAGAGCGAGTTCCTCGCCAACATGTCCCACGAGCTGCGCACGCCGCTCAACAGCATGCTGGTGCTGGCCAAGCTGCTCGCGGACAACTCCGACGGCTCGCTCGGCCGCAAGCAGGTGGAGTACGCCGAGACCATCTACTCCTCGGGTGGGGACCTGCTGTCCCTCATCAACGAAATCCTCGACCTGTCCAAGGTGGAGGCGGGGAAGATGCAGGTGGAGCCGCGAGACTCCGCCGTGGCGGAGCTGGTGGAGTTCGCCCGCCGCACCTTCGGCCCCGTGGCCGAGCAGAAGCACCTGGGCTTCCTCACCGAGGTGGGCGCGGAGGTGCCGGCCACCGTCTTCACGGACCCGAAGCGGTTGCAGCAGATCCTCAAGAACCTGCTGTCCAACGCCTTCAAGTTCACCAGCACGGGCCAGGTGACGCTGCGCATCCGCATGGCGGACGCGGAGGAGCGCTTCGCCGCCCCCGAGCTGGTGGAGGCGGACACGGTGCTGGCCTTCTCCGTCATCGACACGGGCATCGGCATCCCCGAGGACAAGCAGAAGCTCATCTTCGAGGCCTTCCAGCAGGCGGATGGCACCACCAGCCGCAAGTATGGCGGCACCGGCCTGGGTCTCTCCATCAGCCGCGAGCTGGCGCGACTGCTGGGCGGAGAGATTCGCGTGAAGAGCGCTCGCGGCGCGGGCAGCACCTTCACCCTCTACCTGCCGCGCAGCTACAGCGGCCCCGAGCGTGGGGGCGAGCCGGCCAGCGACACGGACGCGGGCTACAGCCCCATGCTGCGCGAGCTGCTGCCGCGCGACACGGTGCACGGCACCGCGGCCCCCCACCCCCTGGTGGATGACCGGGACAACCTGGGCGCGGACGACAGCGTGCTGCTGGTGGCGGTGGACGACGTGGAGTTCGCCCACGGCCTGGTGACCGCCGCGCGCCAGCACGGCCTGAAGGCGCTGGTGGCCACCCGGGGCGACGTGGCGCTCTCGCTGGCCCAGCGGCTCAAGCCGTACGCCATCGTCCTGCAGCTCGGCCTGCCCGTCATCGACGGGTGGAGCGTGCTGGACCGCCTCAAGCGCGACCCTCGCACCCGCCGCATCCCCGTCCAGATGGTGAGCGTGGACCGGATGCGCGGCGCCTCGTGCGGCGGCGGCTTCGCCTACCTCGACCGGCCCTTCTCTCCCGAGGCCATCCAGGGCGCCTTCAGCCACCTGGAGCTCAAGCCCAACGGCGCTCCCCGGAAGCTGTTGCTGGTGGACCCCAAGCCCGAGCTGCGCGACAGCGTCCAGCAGCTCATCGACATGGGCGAGCCGCTGGAGATGCGCGAGCTGGAGTCGAGCTCCGCGGTGGTGGCGCTCGACCGGGGTGAGGTGGACGTCCTGGCGCTGGACCTGGCCGCGTCCGGTGGGCGGGGGATGAAGCTGCTGGTGGAGCTGGTGCGCCGGCCCGCCCGCCTGCCCCCCGTGCTCCTTTATAGTGGCTCGCAGTTGCTGCCGGATGACGAGCGGCGGCTGCGGCGCTCGGCCGAGTCCGTGCTGCTCGAGGCGGCCGCCCGCTCGCCCGAGGCGGTGCTCGCCGAGGTGGGCCGCTTCCTGCGCCGGGTGGGGGACCAGTCCCGCGTGGCGAACGAGGAGGCCAAGGAGCTCACCCGCTCGCTGGCTGGCCGCAAGGTGCTGCTGGTGGACGACGATGCCCGCAACATCTTCGCCCTCACCAGCGTTCTGGAGAGCCACGGCATGCAGGTGACGTTCGCCCAGGACGGCCGAGCGGCCATGGATTTGATGGAGAAGAACCCGGAGCTGGATGTGGTTCTGCTGGACGTGATGATGCCGGAGATGGACGGCTACCAGGCGATGCGCGCCATCCGGGCGGACTCCCGGTGGGCTTCCCTGCCGGTCATCGCCATCACCGCGCGGGCGTTGAAGGACGACCGCGAGAAGTGCCTGGAAGCGGGCGCGTCCGATTACCTTTCGAAGCCGGTCGATACCGAGCGGCTTCTGGAGTTGATTCGCCGGTGGGTAGAGCCTTGCTCGGGAGCCAGATGA
- a CDS encoding Ig domain-containing protein gives MKRWLTGWGLAALLGLAACMFHPDLSRFPACDDQGACASGWTCLASEGICLPDCGERGPCPTGLDTTDAGTPDAGTDAGIPDAGPEPLILVPDGPGQGLETASFLYRFQASGGTPPYTFSSPGQLPPGLELNVKGELSGKPTAAGDFRFTLEVVDQDTMPQRASREFSLSIRPVLRMAGPGILADVPNGKPYREQLSATGGKPPYRFELVAGSTLPANIVLLPTGKVEGNPDEGGVTRAFEVRLTDSDEPPQVVTRTLQITTGSCQTLYMCVLTRAIPDGRQGSAYTYTLQTSGSTGTVTWKVAAGSTLPPGLTLSSNGILSGTPTQAMVEPYSFTLSVSDAFDTRPLKLSMQVY, from the coding sequence GTGAAGCGATGGCTGACGGGGTGGGGACTGGCCGCGCTGCTCGGACTCGCGGCCTGCATGTTCCACCCGGACCTCTCCCGCTTCCCCGCGTGCGATGACCAGGGCGCGTGCGCCTCGGGCTGGACGTGTCTGGCCTCCGAGGGAATCTGCCTTCCGGACTGCGGTGAGCGCGGCCCCTGCCCCACCGGGTTGGACACGACGGATGCGGGCACTCCGGATGCGGGCACGGACGCAGGCATCCCGGACGCGGGGCCGGAGCCGCTCATACTCGTCCCGGATGGCCCCGGGCAGGGGTTGGAGACCGCGAGCTTCCTCTACCGGTTCCAGGCGAGTGGCGGGACTCCGCCCTACACCTTCTCCTCTCCCGGACAGCTCCCGCCAGGCCTGGAGCTCAACGTGAAGGGCGAGCTGTCCGGCAAGCCCACCGCGGCCGGAGACTTCCGTTTCACCCTCGAGGTGGTGGACCAGGACACGATGCCCCAGCGCGCCAGCCGGGAGTTCTCGCTGAGCATCCGGCCCGTGCTGCGCATGGCCGGGCCGGGCATCCTCGCGGATGTCCCGAACGGCAAGCCCTATCGGGAGCAGCTCTCGGCCACCGGCGGCAAGCCGCCCTACAGGTTCGAGCTCGTCGCGGGCAGCACCCTGCCCGCCAACATCGTCCTGCTCCCCACCGGGAAGGTCGAGGGGAACCCGGACGAGGGGGGCGTCACCCGGGCCTTCGAGGTGCGGCTGACGGACTCCGACGAGCCTCCGCAGGTCGTCACCCGGACGCTTCAAATCACCACCGGCTCGTGCCAGACCCTGTACATGTGCGTGCTGACCCGCGCCATCCCCGATGGGCGCCAGGGCTCGGCCTACACCTATACCCTCCAGACTTCCGGCAGCACGGGCACCGTCACCTGGAAGGTGGCGGCTGGCAGCACCCTGCCCCCGGGCCTCACGCTGTCGAGCAACGGCATCCTCTCCGGCACTCCCACGCAGGCGATGGTGGAACCGTACAGCTTCACCCTCTCTGTATCGGATGCGTTCGACACGAGGCCGTTGAAGCTGTCGATGCAGGTGTATTGA